The following are from one region of the Mucilaginibacter terrenus genome:
- a CDS encoding cytochrome b/b6 domain-containing protein, translated as MSVIQPSRTNPANVTQRKSYSRPLRLWHWLNFIVISGSLITVLINSTITDDGTTSGIIKGELQKQGSTVTDNQLRPAVHALSDSVWAVHIYFGYALAALLAFRLVLEFFQLADQKFIRQLKSAYQKFQTVEAERQVGRHELTVKLIYGAFYLLLLIMALTGLFLAFEDALAAYKSMRHTIKEIHGFCMYLIIAFIVVHLAGVYLAERKDGKGIVSDMINGGTKQ; from the coding sequence ATGTCAGTTATACAACCATCGCGAACCAACCCCGCCAATGTAACACAACGTAAAAGTTACTCCCGCCCTTTGCGATTATGGCATTGGCTGAACTTTATCGTTATCAGCGGCTCGCTTATCACGGTACTTATTAATTCCACCATTACTGACGACGGTACAACTTCAGGCATTATAAAGGGTGAATTACAGAAGCAGGGTAGTACGGTTACCGATAATCAATTGCGCCCAGCAGTACACGCCCTTAGCGATAGTGTTTGGGCCGTACACATCTATTTCGGTTATGCTTTGGCAGCACTGCTGGCCTTCAGGCTTGTACTCGAATTTTTCCAGCTTGCCGATCAAAAGTTTATCCGCCAACTCAAAAGCGCCTACCAAAAATTCCAGACCGTTGAGGCCGAGCGGCAGGTTGGGCGGCATGAACTTACCGTGAAGCTAATTTATGGTGCATTTTATCTGCTGTTGTTAATTATGGCACTCACGGGTTTATTTTTAGCGTTTGAGGATGCACTTGCTGCCTACAAAAGCATGCGCCACACCATAAAAGAAATACATGGTTTTTGCATGTACCTCATCATCGCATTTATAGTAGTGCACCTGGCGGGTGTTTACCTGGCCGAACGTAAGGATGGTAAAGGCATTGTATCAGATATGATCAATGGCGGCACAAAGCAGTAA
- a CDS encoding SIR2 family protein: MSEKLLPQILVDQIRNKNVVLFLGSGFAYNSVHPQGRKAPLGQALSDDIARKFLGNDYVGNPLTYNSDLAISASSLFDVQRFIYDIFEPFAPNEKQVAFSNFSWKSIFTTNYDLLLEKAYDKNREAAQSLSVVYRNTREQDIFKNQNSVPYYKLHGTITYINDEQLPLILSTEQYITHLKNRERLFSKLRELAQDYIFLFIGYSNQDWNIRSILKEIESLKDGRPRSYMVGPKFSDVEIGYWNERKISPIPIGYEEFIDKLLLQIPEIERKLSTYIPNFDKPIYRKFAIDLSGYKPSESLVKLIDQEIEFVHSSMQSVNTTPEAFYKGYFENWDPIIKNLDINRTLKDRVLEDMIFNKHYQSETTQHLFCIKGYAGSGKSVLLKRIAWESSVTFEKFCIYLKPNANIRYEPFIELYNCIKERIYLFVDNAIEYENSILLLIDKLEKEKIPITIVSTAKINLLNESEIQSYIDQEYTLTYLSEKEIEELIKKLFIHKSLGYLTNKNIEEQKALLSERSGRVLLVALHEATSGKPFEEIIFNEFIGIPNQSAKSLYLTVAILHRLGTYARAGLISRVHNIGFEEFKSKFFKPLEYIVFDERNYTINDYIYKTRHPLIAQMVFETVLVDEQSRYDEYIRIFSYLDIDYNSDRVAFLAMTKAKQLIPLFNDPIRLRNLYDAAELCSPDDAKLLQQRAIMEMSIPGGIPAKVEAFLKRALELMPNDPMISHSLAEYTLKQAEKSSNKLERNTLVNSAINLCHKILKKSNSHHSHHTIIKAKMLLLKDAIESNTAPAVESLIKEIEKTLQIAKQSFPEQEFIIDIEARFKELIDNQPRALELLKQAYEINKASPYISLRFAKTLENKGELEEAIKVLDQTIALNPNDKDVSFRLALLLSLRPNPDYGEIIHYFRRSFISGDNRYEAQFWYARALFINNDIQKAEIEFERLSRTKVNIEFKRNPRGVVDSKESVRQYKGSITVLEANYAFVKREAFGDDIFVYRHTTKIDWTDLKVGSRISFSIMFNYRGPVAVDVYMN, encoded by the coding sequence ATGTCAGAAAAGTTATTGCCGCAAATCCTTGTAGATCAGATTAGAAACAAGAATGTAGTTTTATTTCTAGGAAGTGGATTCGCATATAATTCAGTTCATCCTCAAGGTCGAAAAGCTCCGTTGGGTCAGGCACTTTCAGATGACATTGCACGCAAGTTTTTAGGCAATGATTATGTTGGCAACCCGTTGACCTACAATTCGGACTTGGCTATCTCAGCCTCAAGTTTATTCGATGTACAAAGATTTATATACGACATCTTTGAACCATTTGCCCCAAATGAAAAACAAGTGGCTTTTTCGAATTTTTCTTGGAAGTCGATTTTTACAACTAATTATGATCTTCTACTTGAGAAAGCTTACGATAAAAATCGTGAAGCAGCTCAGTCACTCTCAGTTGTTTATCGTAATACTCGAGAGCAAGATATATTTAAAAACCAGAACTCTGTACCTTATTACAAGCTACATGGCACAATTACGTACATCAACGACGAACAACTCCCATTAATATTATCGACAGAGCAGTACATCACACATTTAAAAAACAGAGAACGGTTATTTTCAAAGCTGAGAGAACTTGCCCAGGACTATATTTTTCTATTTATTGGTTATAGCAATCAAGATTGGAACATAAGATCAATATTAAAGGAGATTGAAAGCTTGAAGGATGGACGACCTCGGTCTTATATGGTTGGTCCAAAGTTTTCAGATGTTGAAATAGGTTATTGGAATGAGAGAAAAATTAGCCCAATACCGATTGGATATGAAGAGTTTATTGACAAGTTGTTATTGCAAATTCCGGAAATTGAACGTAAGCTGTCCACTTATATACCTAATTTTGACAAGCCTATTTACAGAAAATTCGCAATTGATTTAAGCGGGTACAAGCCGTCCGAAAGCTTAGTAAAGCTAATTGATCAAGAAATTGAATTTGTACATAGTTCTATGCAGTCTGTTAATACGACTCCGGAGGCATTTTATAAAGGGTATTTCGAAAATTGGGATCCAATAATCAAAAATCTTGATATAAATAGAACCTTGAAAGATAGGGTGCTAGAAGACATGATATTTAATAAACACTATCAGTCAGAAACTACACAGCACCTCTTTTGCATAAAAGGCTATGCCGGCTCAGGGAAATCGGTTCTATTAAAAAGAATAGCTTGGGAGTCATCGGTAACATTTGAAAAGTTTTGTATCTACCTTAAACCAAACGCTAATATACGTTATGAGCCTTTCATTGAATTGTACAACTGCATCAAAGAAAGAATCTATCTTTTTGTGGATAATGCTATTGAATATGAAAACTCTATTTTATTGCTAATAGATAAATTAGAGAAAGAAAAAATACCGATCACCATAGTTTCAACTGCCAAGATTAACTTACTTAATGAGTCCGAGATTCAATCCTATATCGATCAAGAGTATACTTTAACCTACCTTTCAGAGAAAGAAATAGAAGAGTTAATTAAGAAACTCTTTATTCACAAATCTTTAGGATATCTAACAAACAAAAACATAGAAGAACAGAAAGCCTTGCTTTCAGAGCGTTCTGGAAGGGTCTTATTGGTGGCACTTCACGAGGCAACGTCAGGTAAACCTTTTGAAGAAATAATCTTTAATGAGTTCATTGGAATACCAAATCAGTCAGCTAAATCTTTGTACTTGACTGTTGCAATTCTGCATAGATTAGGAACATATGCTAGGGCAGGGCTCATCAGTAGAGTACATAATATTGGCTTTGAAGAATTTAAGTCTAAGTTTTTTAAACCACTTGAATATATTGTTTTTGATGAACGAAATTACACGATTAACGATTATATATATAAAACAAGACATCCGTTAATTGCACAGATGGTATTCGAGACTGTTCTTGTTGATGAGCAATCTAGGTACGATGAATATATAAGAATTTTTAGCTATTTGGATATTGATTACAACAGTGATCGCGTAGCATTCCTAGCTATGACAAAGGCTAAACAACTTATTCCATTATTCAATGACCCTATACGACTCCGAAATTTATACGACGCAGCAGAACTTTGTAGCCCAGACGACGCAAAATTGCTGCAACAACGTGCAATTATGGAGATGTCAATTCCCGGCGGTATTCCCGCCAAGGTAGAAGCTTTTCTGAAACGAGCATTAGAGCTAATGCCGAATGATCCTATGATTTCACACTCTTTAGCTGAGTACACACTGAAACAGGCGGAAAAGTCAAGCAATAAGCTGGAGAGAAATACATTAGTAAACTCCGCAATAAATCTTTGCCACAAAATACTCAAGAAATCCAACAGCCACCACAGTCATCATACTATTATAAAGGCGAAAATGCTCCTGCTAAAAGATGCGATCGAAAGTAATACTGCGCCAGCTGTCGAAAGCTTAATTAAGGAAATTGAAAAAACATTACAAATAGCAAAACAATCTTTTCCAGAGCAAGAGTTTATAATTGACATAGAAGCTAGATTCAAAGAATTAATAGATAACCAACCACGTGCTTTGGAGTTATTAAAGCAAGCTTATGAAATTAATAAAGCCAGCCCATATATATCTTTGAGATTTGCTAAAACCCTTGAGAATAAAGGGGAACTTGAAGAAGCAATTAAAGTTCTTGACCAAACTATTGCATTAAACCCTAACGATAAAGATGTAAGCTTTAGATTAGCATTGCTTTTAAGCTTGAGGCCAAACCCAGATTATGGAGAAATAATTCATTATTTCAGAAGATCTTTTATTTCTGGGGACAACAGATATGAAGCTCAGTTTTGGTATGCAAGAGCTCTGTTTATCAATAACGATATTCAGAAGGCAGAAATTGAATTCGAAAGACTTTCAAGAACAAAAGTAAATATTGAATTTAAGAGAAATCCGCGAGGTGTGGTTGATTCCAAAGAAAGCGTTCGTCAATACAAAGGTTCTATAACTGTTTTGGAGGCAAATTATGCTTTTGTAAAAAGAGAAGCTTTTGGGGACGACATCTTTGTATATAGACATACTACAAAGATCGATTGGACGGATCTTAAAGTAGGAAGTCGTATTTCGTTCTCTATTATGTTTAATTATAGAGGACCTGTTGCAGTCGATGTTTATATGAACTAA